Within the Roseicitreum antarcticum genome, the region CCAAAACCTCAGGGATATAGTGGCGCAACAGGTTCTCGATGCCCATTTTCAGCGTCAGCGTCGATGACGGGCACCCCGCGCACGCGCCCTGCATGTGCAGATAGACGATACCGCGGTCAAAGCCGTGGAAAGTGATATCGCCGCCATCTTGCGCGACGGCGGGGCGCACCCGGCTGTCCAGCAGTTCCTTGATCTGGGACACGATCTCACCATCCGGGCCGTCATGCGCTGCATGGCCAGAGGTCCCGGTATCACCCCCGCCGGACAGAGCCGGGGCGCCAGACTGAAAATGCTCCATGATCGCGCCCAGCAGCGCGGGCTTGATATGCGCCCAGTCCACTGCATCGGCCTTGGTTACCGTGACGAAATCAATGCCCAGGAACACGCCGGTCACACCGTCGACGCCGTAGAGCCGTTGCGCCAGCGGCGAGCCTGTAGCGGATTCAGCGGTCGGAAAATCAGCCGTCCCGGCCTCCAGAACATCCTGACCAGGGATGAATTTCAGCGTAGCGGGGTTCGGTGTCGATTCAGTCTGGATAAACATTCAGGGCCTCCGTTCTGAAGGGGATATGCGACCGACACCCGGGCCTGTCAAGGCGCAGCGCCTTGCGAAACGGCGCGCTTCCTATCCGCATGCCAAGGCTCGGTCACAATCCGCGCCTTTCAGGGGCGCGAAGGCCAGTGTCAGCGCGGCAACGGACGTTGCACCCGGGGCATGTTCTGGAGCATCTGCAAGGCAAAGGCGGCGGGCGAGGTGTCGGTCTGCACTGCCGTCAGCTGTGCACGAACCAAAAAGCGCGTCGTCAATTCCTCGATCTTTTCAGGATCGGCGAATTGTGACAGCTTAGAGTCACCGAACATCGACTGCGCACGTTCCTGATACACGCTGAGCTGACGGTCGAGATCGAGCGCCGCAAAACTGCTCGGTAGGCCGAACGCCGTATCAAAGACCTTGCGCAGCGGCGGGGTACCCATCAGCGTGTACCATTTCGCATTGTCGCTGCCCGGCTTCGCCGCCAGACTGGTCAGGTCACGCTTCAATGCCAGGGCAAACCGCATATCCGGGTTCTGCGCCCCCACTGCGGCTTCGAAAGACTGCGCGCGATATGCCGTGATGATCTTGTCCGCGAAATCCGGGGCGCGACTCGTCGGAGCGACCCCGCCCGAGAACCCGATCGCCTCGGCCATTGCGAAATAGCGCTTGTCGGCCAGGCGATTGGCCAGCGCGCCCGGCAGATCCACCCCTTCTTCCAGTACCTTGCGGATGAAGAACCGGTTGTTGATGTCCCCCGATAACCCGAAGGCCCCCAGCAAGACCGTCATCAAACGGCGATCCCCGACCAGATCGTCCACCGATTTGACGGCGATGATCTTTTCTCGGAAATGAGTCTCATCGCGCACCATCGGGGCGCTTTTCGCAAACGCCTCGGCCTGTTTGTCGAGGGTGCGCTGCAAGAAACGCCACCCTGAAACCCCTCCCCCAAGGACAACCGGCTGAAAGCTCATGGTCTTTGGACGGCGAACAGCCGTTCCTCTCGGGGGAGCAGCGTCCGCAGGCTTCGCAGCGCCTGATACACCTCATCCGCCAGAACCGCCCGGCTGGCCATGTCGAGGATCCGCCGACTGTCTTCGTCAGAGAATACCTGGCTGAGCTGTTCAATGCCACGGATCAGGCTTTGCCGGGTCTCGGCCACGTCGGCATCGCCCGCCAGCACCATTTGCGCCAGGCAGCACATCCGCTTGACGGGGGTGTCGGCATCATCAGGATGGATGGCGTCGCGCAGCCGCAGCAGATTGGCATTGGGCGTCAGAATCGAGATGCGGGTGCGCCGGTCGCCATTCTCAATGACCGCGCCGTTGATCAACATGCGCTCATTCGGGGCCAGCTTGATGACAAGCCCCGTCATGGCGCGGCCCCATGGCCCCGCAGCCCCCGCATTACAGCGGTATTTATGTCCAGCAGGATGTCCGCAGACCCATCGCCGACCAGCAGTTTGTCGGTGTGCTGGATCGTGAACTGCGCCAGATAAACCAAGGATCGGCGCAGGGCATCAGGCAACTTATTATCGTCTTCGACCAGATCGATGGCGAAAGCGGCCCAGAGGTTGCGGTTATCGTTCAATGCTTCGACAAACTCGACGTAGCGAAGCGGCTGATCCGCCGTGTTGCGCAGCTTGCGGGTGATCCGGGCAAGCAATTCGAATTCGGTGTCGCGCGGGACGCGCATAGCGCTGGCCGGGTTGGTGTAAACCGACCGCGCAAGGGAAGAAACGCTCATCCAGGAACCTCTGTCTGTGGGGGTACGGTGCAGATTTCCACCTAGACCATGTCGCGCACAGGTCGGAACCAGACTTGCGCATCAGATAGATGGAAAAAAGCAAGGCAGAGCGTGTCGCACGCACGGGAATGAACGCGACACGGCTTAAGACGGGACGGGTCCGGGGCCAGGCATGGCCCCGGACCAATCTATCAGCGGAACAGGGACAGAACGTTCTGCGGCTGCTGGTTGGCGATCGACAGCGCCTGAATACCCAGCTGCTGCTGAACCTGAAGCGCCTGCAACCGGGCCGAGGTTTCTTCCATGTCGGCATCGACCAGACTGCCAATGCCGGCGGTCAAGGCATCGGTGAGCCCCTTGACGAATTCGGCCTGCGTGTCGATCCGGCCCTGCACAGAACCGAAGGATGCCGCGGCGTCGGTTGCAGTCTTGATCAGGCCATCGATGACGCCCAACGCACCGGCGGGATCGCTTGCAACGTTGACCCCGGCCAACGCCCCCAGGCCACCGGCGCCATTGTTAACGAACTGCGCCGTCACCGCCCTGTCCGTGCCACCGACCTGCGAGAACGACAGTGTCCCGGACGCTGAATCATCGTAGCCGATGGTCAGGCCTGTGATCCCCAGTTCATCAATCGCGGACTTCAGATTCACTGCGATGATTGCCGCAGTGCTTGTTGCCGCAACGTCCGCCGCGGTCACCTTGTAGGAGACAGCTTGTTCGCCAATCCGCACCGAAATACTGTCGCCCGCTGCATACGTTGGATCCGCAATGATAAGATCCGCCGTACCGGCGGCAGCAAGGGAGAACGTCGCAACATCTGCGGTGGTCGACGCCCCGGTCGAGCCCGTAAACGCAGCCTTGGCCGTATATCCACCGACCGACAGGTCCTGCCCGGCGACAGTGATCGACGAGGAGGTCACGGCGCCACCCGGCGCACGGTTCAACGACGACAGAATGTTCACGTTGGCGTCGTTGTCGATCAGGTTCAGGCCGCTGAACTGGGCAGCGCCGACGATCGTCTCGATCTGCCCGCGCAGCGCAACGACATCTTTCTGAATTGTATCCGCGTCGATGTTCTCCTCTTGCCCCGCAACGATCCGCCCTTTCATCTTGACCAGCAGATCAGAAATGGACTCTGCCGCCTGCCGCGCCACGGAAACCGTGGACTGGCCCAGTTGGAGACTGCCGGAAATGGCCTGGAAGCCCTTCACGTCGGATTCCATGGTCTTGGAGATCGCCCAGATGGCGGCGTTGTCTTTCGCGTTCGCCACAGATTTACCTGTCGCGATGTCCGATTGCGTCTTGGCGAGGTTAGAGTTGATGCCGCGCAGCGTTTGCAGCGCAACCATCGATCCGGTGTTGGTCAGAATGCTGGACATGAATGATACCTTTGATTTTGGCGCTTTGCGCCGATGTGACTGAACCGCAGATCGCGGCGATTGGTGCATTCTGCTGAGGGATTGTTCTGGCGTCAGAGCAACCGGCCCGTTTTGTGGCTTGACGTGAAGATGCAGCACAACCCCTTTTCAATGTGTTAAAATGCATGGGCGCAAAACGCTGGATTTGGGTATATTTTATGTAAGTTCAGGCTGGGAACGCGTTGACCCCCGGCGCCGTCTCTCAGGCGCGGTGCTGAACGGAGGCGCGCGGCGCGGAAACCGCCCGGCTGTTGCCCCGGCGATCATAGGTCCGGAACTCAGCCCCGGCTTTCAAACCCGCGAAAGCAGCGCGTGCGGTGGCAATCCCTTCCATCGAGGCGCGCAGCAAGGCTTGATTGCGAATCAGCCGGACTTCGACCTCAGGATCAATCTCTGCCGGATCCAGCTGTGTCAGGGCGGTCAGCAGTTTTTCCTTGCGGGTCAGAAGCCCTGGCAGCGCCGCAAAATTGGCCGCCAACAGGGCGCCGCGCTCTTCTTCCAGCACGCGCAGCATGCGGCGGCTCAGGCGGTCAGCGGCTGCCATCGGCCTCCTCCCGGACAAGGGCGCGAAAAATGGTTTCCGACAGGCCAAGGCCGCCAGATTTGCGGATCGCCTCTGCGTAACCTTCGACCATGAAAGAAGAAAACTGCGCCTCCCCCGTACCGCCGCCGCCGAAACCCTCCAGCGGCTTACCAAGGCCCGAGGCCTTCAGCATCTCAGTCAGAAACGCCGTCTCAAACTCCTCCGCGACGCGCCGGACGGCATCATGGCTGCGGGGTGATTGTGCCGCCGCAAGGGGGACAGCTGAGGGGATTGCATTGGGGGTCATCGGATTCTCCTGATCACATGTCACAAGATCAAACTGACCGGAGTGGGTAAAGAATCAGTAACTTATTACCTTTAAATGATGGAAGGGCAGCGACGGAGTTTCGGATGATCGACCTTCCCATCAGCCAGACGAAGGTGCACGACAGCCCACGTGTGCAGGCATCCGTGACCCTTGTGGCCGCGGATAGCGGCCCTGCCGGGGCGGGTCGGCAGCCTTTTACGCTTGGCCACGGCATGCCCGCGAAGCCGGACGCCCCCACGCCCACTGACCCGACCGAGGAAGTTGAGGCGGAGGGCGATACAGGCGCGGAAGGTGCCGCCCCGACGCCGGTCGCGCGTCCCTTCTGGGCCGTGATGGACAGCGTCGCCATCAACACCGCGACCAATATGGCGATGCCGCGCGCCGACGCCGTTGTGCCATCCCTGCCCGGGACAACGCCGGGCGCCCAACCTACAGTTGGTGCGACGCCATCGGCAGCCATGGCGGCGGCCGAACTCGCCCCCGCCGCCCCGCAGGAAGCGCTGCCGGGCGACGCCGCTCCGGCGCAGAGCGCCGTCGCCCGGCCAGGCCTCGCAATGGTGCTGCAGACGGCGCCACTGCCCGTGCAGACCGGCACGCCGACACATGGCATCGCGCAAGTCGCTGCAACCGCCCCGGCACCAGATAGCCTGTCGCCCAATACGGACATGTCGGCACTGCTGAACGTTGCGGGACCGGCGGCAACCGGGCCCACCACCGGCGCCGCGCCGCGCGCGACCGACTTCCGCCTGCCTGTCCCATTTCGCCTGCTGGACGCCTTTGGTCGACCTGAGCATCCACGTCGGTCAGACGCCTATCGGGCGCCAGATCAGCGCATCCCCCTCGCCCCCGGCGGGATCGACTTCAGCGTCCCCACGCCACCGCCCGTCATCGCGGCGCGGGCCGACCCTGGCGTCGACATCACAGCGGATCGCAGGCAAGGGGCGCTGGCCCTCGACACTCTGCCCGCTGGTACGACGATCGGCGGATCAGTGGTCGGCAGTTTCGGGGGCAATGCGCAGCTGGGGATCGCAGGGGGGGGGATCATGGGATGTGGCGCAGCATCAGCAAACCCGGCCGCCATTACCGCGCAGGTCGCGACGGCGCTGAGTCAGGCCCCGTTACCCGGGGTGATCGAGCTGACGCTTTCGCCCGCTGAACTGGGGCCGCTGCGCATTGCGATGCAGGCTGGCGATGGCGTCATGATGGTCGCGATTTCTGCCGACAATGCACAGACGCTGGACCTCATGCGCCGCAACAGCGACCTTTTGTTGCAGGAATTCCGAAACCTCGGTCACAGCAACGTCGCATTTCAGTTCAGCGGCAGCAATAGCCGTGACCAAGGCCAACGCGCGCCCAGTGGCAAGCCGGGCCAAGCCGGTTTCGACCCGATTTCAGCCCTTCCCACCACCGCCACCGCCGCGCCGAGGATCAAGGCCGATGGCCTTGATCTGCGCCTGTGAACAGGAGCCTATTATGACCGAAATATCCACGACCATCCCCAGCACGACTCAGGGTAGCCGACTGGGTCCAACCGGAAGCGCCCCCGGGACAGAGAACGCGTCGCGCCGGGTCAATGCCGATTTCCAGACATTCCTGGTCATGCTGACGACGCAGTTGCAGAATCAAGACCCCATGAACCCTATGGAATCGTCCGACTTCGCCGTCCAGCTTGCAACCTTTTCGGGGGTGGAACAGCAAGTGCTGACAAATGAACTGCTGGGCAGTCTTTCAACCCGCATGGGGCTAACGGAGCTGTCGGGATGGGTCGGGATGGAGGCGTTGACCAGCGCCGCGACGTATTTTGACGGCACCACGCCGAAGCGGCTGATCCCGCCGCAGGTCCAAGGGGCAGATCAGGCCGTCCTGACCGTGCACAACGCTTTCGGGAATGAGGTCGCGCGCGTCCCTATCCAGCCCAACCAGTCGGAGTATGCATTCAACGGGATCGGCGCCGACGGGGCGCCCCTGCCGGAAGGCAATTACAGCTTTCGGGTCGTCAGCATGCGCGAGGGCGCTGTTCTGCAGACCGATCCTGCCTTGACCTATGGGCGCATCGAGGAAGCGCGGAGCGACGGCGGCCGGGTGATGCTGGTCTTTGCCGGCGGTGCGCTGGTCGACAGTGATAGCGTGAGCGGCTTGCGCGCCCCGTCGACCTGACACAATGATCAGGTACGCGCGGACACGCTATGGCAAAACGAGGACGCGCGAACGCGGGGTGTGGCGCAGCACGCTCTGAGCTTTTGCCGGCGGGGACCAAGAACAGCCTGTCTCCAATCGGCTCTTGCCCGCGAGACAATCTGCCCGCTAAAGGGCCGCGCCGATCCAGACGCCCAGCGCCAGGGTGCCCGCACCGGCCAGCGCCCATATCCCGGGCCAGGGGGCGGCAGTCGGGGGCGGGTTGCGGGGGCGGGTGCCGACCTGCTCCATCAGCGCTTTTTCCAGCAGATCCGGCAATCTGGGCCCAAACCGCGACAGAATCAGCGCCGATTTCCGCATATCGCGCAGGATTGCCCGGGGGCCAACATGGTCCTTGATATAATCTTCGACCACCGGGCGGGCGACCTTCCACATGTTGATCTGGGGATTGAGCGACCGTGCCACGCCTTCCACCACCACCATCGTGCGTTGCAACAAGATCAACTCGGTCCGGGTCTGCATCCCGAAACGCTCGGTCACCTCGAACAGGTAGCTCAGCAGCCGCGCCATGGAGATATAGCTTGCATCCATGCCGAATATCGGTTCGCCGACCGCGCGCAGGGCGCGGGTGAATTCGTCGATATCCTGATCGGGCGGGACGTAGCCCGCCTCGAAATGCACCTGCGCGACCCGTCGGTAATCCTTCTGGATGAAGCCAAAAAGGATCTCGGCATAGGCGCGGCGCGTGTATTCATCAATCCGCCCCATGATGCCGAAATCGAAGGCGATGATATCACCCGTCGGCGATACTTTCAGGTTACCCTGGTGCATGTCGCCATGAAAATACCCGTCGCGCAGCGCGTGGCGCAAGAAAAGCTGCAAGATGCGCTCGCTCAGCTCAACCCGGTCCACGCCCAGCGCGTCGATCGCCGCATTGTCGCCCAGCGGCACCCCCTCGGCCCAGCCCAGCGTCATCACCGTGCGTCCCGACAGCCCCCATTTGGCACGCGGCACCTGGAATCCCGGATCATCGGCAGTGGTCGTGGCGAATTCCGCCGCCGCCGCCGCTTCGAGCCGCAGGTCCAACTCGCCCAGCACGACGCTTTCAAAATGCGCAATCACATCCGTGGGGCGCAGCCGACGGGTCTTTGGCAACAGGAATTCAATGATGCCCGCCGCCAGATAGAAGGCATCAATGTCCTTGCGGAACGCCTTCTCGATCCCCGGGCGCAGCACTTTGACGGCAACCTTTTCGCCAGTGTCCGCCAGCCGCGCCTGATGCACCTGCGCGATCGAGGCGGCGGCCACCGGCTCGGAAAATTCGGAGAACAGCGTGGTCACCGGCAGCGACAATTCATCCGCGATCATCTGTTTCGCGACCGTGCTGGAGAATGGCGGCAACTGGTCCTGAAGGTAGCGCAATTGCAGCGCCAGATCCTCGCCCACCACATCCGGGCGGGTCGACAGAATCTGCCCGAACTTGATGTACGCCGGACCCAGCGCGGTCAGCGCGCGGGTCGCGGGCGGCAGCGCGGGGTCGCCCGTCAGGCCCAGCCATTTGAACGGCCAGCCCAGCACGCGCGCAGCAACCCGCAGCGGGGCAGGAGCGCGCATCGCTTCCAGCACCACGGCCATGGCGCCCGTCCGCTCGAACGTGGCGCCGGTGCGGATCAGGCGCCAGATATTGTGCGGTCCACGCATGTCAGAGCTTCCAGCCAGAGTGCAGGGCCGCCACGCCCATCGACAGATTGCGGAATTTCACCTGTTCAAAACCGGCCGCCGCGATCATGGCGGCAAAGCGGTCCTGATCAGGGAACTTACGGATCGATTCGACCAGATACTGGTAGCTGTCACGGTCGCCCGTCACCATCTTGCCCATCGCGGGAATGACGTTGAACGAATACAGATCATAGGCTTTTTGCATCATCGGGTTCGGCAACTGGCTGAATTCCAGCACCATCAACCGCCCGCCGGGGCGCAGCACGCGAAATGCCTCGGACAGCGCTTCGGGGATTCGGGTGACGTTGCGGATGCCAAAGCTGATTGTGTAGACATCGAAACTGTTGTCGGCAAAGGGCAGCGCCATCGCATCGCCCACCACCCAGGACAGGGCATCGGCCTTCTGGTCGGCCTCGGCCCGTAGGCGCCCGGCGGTCAGCATGGATTCGGTCAGGTCCAGCACGGTTGCCACCGCACCGGGCGCACGGTCCACAAAGCGGAACGCGATGTCGCCGGTGCCGCCCGCCACATCCAGCAATTGTTGCCCGGGTCGCGGGGCCAGCCAGTCCATCATCGCATCCTTCCAGATGCGGTGGATGCCTGCGGACATCAGGTCGTTCATTACATCGTATTTCGACGCCACGCTGGTAAAGACGCCATGCACCAATCCGGCCTTGTCGGCCTCGCCAACGGTCTGAAACCCGAAATGCGTGGTGCCCGCGTCACCGGTCCCAGCGCTGCCCATCCCGGCGCTCTCCGTCCCGGCTTTGGTGGTCCCTTGGCGGGTTTGGCCCCGGCTGCTATCGGTCATTGGTGCCTGTCTCTTGTTTGTGCATCCTGTGGTTCCTCTTATAGGGTAGACCGGGCGCGTTACAATGCGACCCTTGAGCGACCCTTGAGCGACCGTTTCGCGACCTTTGCCCCAAACCTCAGCCCGGAGACCCGCTTGCCCGAATTGCCCGAAGTTGAAACCGTGCGGCGCGGGCTGGTCCCCGCAATGGAGGGCGGGGTTATCGCCCATGCGCAGATCAACCGCCCCGATCTGCGCTGGCCCTTCCCGCCCGATATGGCCGCGCGGCTGACCGGCAGCCGTGTGCTGCACCTGCGCCGCCGCTCCAAATACATCCTCGCCGATCTCGACACGGCCGAGACGCTGATCATCCATCTGGGCATGTCGGGCCGCATGACCGTATCGGGGTTGGCCGAGCCCTTCGTGCCGGGCGAATTCCACCACACCCACGCCGCAGCACAAAAGCACGATCATGTCATCCTCGACATGGCGAGCGGCGCGCGCGTCACCTTCAACGATGCCCGCCGCTTTGGCGCGATGGATATGGCCCCCACCGCCACGCTGGACCAGCACCGCCTGCTGGCCGGGATCGGCCCCGAACCGCTTGGTAACAGCTTTGATGCGGCCTATCTGGCCGCCCGCCTGACGGGGCGGCGCGTGCCCCTGAAGGCGGCGCTGCTTGATCAGCGGGTCCTGGCGGGGCTGGGCAATATCTATGTATGTGAGGTGCTGTTTCGCGCGGGCCTCAGCCCGCACCGCCTCTGCGCCGACCTGACCCCTGATCAGGCTGCAGCACTCGTCCCCGTCATCCGGCAGGTGCTGGAAGAAGCCATCGCCGCGGGCGGCTCATCGCTGCGCGATTACCGCCAGGCCGATGGGGAACTGGGCTATTTTCAGCACGGATTTCAGGTCTATGGCCGCGAGGGGCAGCCCTGCGCCACCCCCGGCTGCACCGCCACAATCACGCGTAGCGTACAATCTGGGCGGTCCAGCTTCTGGTGCCCCGTTTGCCAGACCTGACCAGGGCAGAAGCCCCCCCCGGGTCAGCCGCATCAAACGTGGCTTGAAACGCGGGGTCAGGATGGTATGCAGACGGGCTAGTGTATCCAACCAAGGTGACCTTCATGGCCTATGAAACGCTGATCGTCGATATCAACGACCATATCGCATTGATCCGGCTGAACCGTCCCGATGCGTTGAACGCGCTCAACAGCGCCTTGATGCGCGAACTCGCCGATGCGCTGACCGCCGCCGACCGCAACGACAAGGTCCGGTGCATCGTGCTGACAGGCTCGGAAAAGGCCTTTGCCGCCGGGGCCGATATCAAGGAGATGGCCGACAAATCCTTCGTCGATGTGTTTGAAGCCGATCTTTTCACGCCCGAGACCGAGGCGCTGCTGCGCGTGCGCAAGCCGATCATCGCCGCCGTGTCAGGCTATTGCCTGGGCGGGGGCTGCGAACTGGCAATGATGTGCGACTTCATCATCGCGTCAGACACCGCCAAGTTCGGCCAGCCCGAAATCAACCTGGGCGTGGTCGCAGGGATCGGTGGCACCCAGCGCCTGACCCGCTTCGTCGGCAAGTCCAAGGCGATGGACATGCACCTGACCGGCCGCTTCATGGATGCCGAAGAGGCAGAGCGTTCGGGCCTTGTAAGCCGAATCGTCCCCGCCAAGAAGCTGATGGATGAGGCCATGGCCGCCGCTGCCAAGGTGGCCGAGAAATCCACCCTGACCGCCAAGGTCGTGAAAGAATCGGTCAACCGCAGCTATGAGACCACGCTGCGCGAAGGCCTGCTGTTCGAGCGCCGCATGTTCCACGCCCTCTTTGCGACCGAGGACCAGAAGGAAGGGATGGCGGCCTTTCTGGAAAAACGCGAGGCGCAGTTCCGCGACCGCTGACCCCCTGGGCTGCGCGGACGCAAAAAACCCCGCGCAGCCCCGTTGACTTCACCCCGAGTCGCGCCTAAAAGCGCGTTTTCGAGATTACCCCGTACCAAATCGGATAGTGACACATGGCCAATACGCCCCAATCCAAGAAACGCGCCCGCCAGAACGACGCCCGCGCCACTGTGAACAAGGCGCGTCGGTCGCGTATCCGCACCTTCCTGCGCAAAGTGGAAGAAGCGATTGCGTCGGGCAACGCCGATAGCGCGAAAGACGCGCTGCGCGCCGTGCAGCCTGAACTGTCGCGCGGTGTGACCAAAGGCGTTCTGCACAAGAACACCGTTGCACGCAAAATGTCGCGCCTGTCGTCGCGCGTCAAAGCAATTTCCGCTTCCGCCTGACCTCTGCTGTCTGAACGGACGCAGTGGCGCGGTTTTGCGCGAAACACGTGTTTCGTTGATCTTGCTGTCTTGCGCGTGCGCTTGAAATCGATGGAAAATTACTTGAAAGGCACACCTCAGGTGTGCCTTTTTGCGTTTTGCGCCGCAGTTCAGGGACATTTTCCGCTGCGGATAAAATAACCACGCCCTTCCGATTCTTTTAACGGAAAAGAAGGGTCAAGGCCGTTGTTCAGTTGCGCCCACTCGGCTCCGCTGGCTACATTAGGGATGCGATTCATGTCGTGCTGGGGGGCAGATGTGAGACGTCGTACCAACGGACCAGGCTGCCGCTGAATAGGTCCGGCGATGACTTGCAAAATGCCTGAAACAAAGGGTTTGCGCACCGGACTGTGCCGCAGAAACGTTTCAGGCAAGCCCATATGACTTTGTGCGGTTAGAATGCCAGTGGCGGGAGTTTTCCTCGCTTCTGGTACCTGTCGCCTGTTGCCAGTCACGGCCGGGACGCATCGGACGGCGACGCGCCGGGGCAAATTGGGCGCGCGCCGCGATAACAGATAACGTCTAGAGACAGGGCGAGACGAAGCGAATGATGAATGATATCTGGGATGGGGTCGCGGACGAACTGTGCGCGGCCATCGGCAAGAACAACTATCAGACTTGGATCAAGCCCATTCGTTTCGTCTCGCTGTCGCGGGGTGTCGCGCAGCTTCAGGTCCCGACCACCTTCATCGGGGACTGGGTGTCGCGGAATTTCTCTGACCATATCCTGCGCGCCCTGGTCGGCGCCGGGCAAGAGGTCAACCGCATCGAATTCGCCGTGTTCAACCGCAGCGCCGTGCCGTCCGATGACGCCGGCGCCGCACCGCGCGAATCCCACACCACCGCAGGACCGCAGGCCCGCGCCACAGCCACCGCGCGAAACCCCGCCGCTGGCGCTGCGCCCCAACAGGCCACCGCCCTGCCCGCCCCTGACACCAACGACCTGCCCGGCGCGCCGCTCGACAGCAGGTTCAGCTTTGACAATTTCGTCGTGGGAAAGCCCAATGCGCTGGCCCACGCCGCCGCCCGCCGCGTGGCCGAGGGAGGGCCGGTGACCTTCAACCCGCTGTTCCTCTATGGTGGCGTGGGTCTCGGCAAGACCCACCTGATGCATGCAATCGCATGGGAGTTGCGCAGCCGCAGCCCCAATCTGCGCGTGCTCTACCTGTCCGCCGAACAATTCATGTACCGTTTCGTGCAGGCGCTGCGCGAAAAGCAGATCATGGATTTCAAGGAACTTTTCCGGTCGGTCGATGTGCTGATGGTCGATGACGTGCAGTTCATCGCGGGCAAGGAAAGCACGCAGGAAGAATTCTTCCATACCTTCAATGCACTGGTGGATCAGAACAAACAGATCATCATTTCCGCCGACCGCGCGCCGGGTGAGATCAAGGATCTGGAAGACCGCATCAAGTCGCGTCTGCAATGCGGGCTGGTGGTGGACCTGCATCCCACCGACTACGAGCTTCGCCTGGGCATCCTGCAGCAAAAGGCGCTGCAATACGCTGATACCTATGGCGAAATGACCGTCGCCGATGGCGTGCTGGAGTTTCTGGCCCACAGGATCACCACCAATGTCCGCGTGCTCGAAGGTGCGCTGACCCGGCTCTTCGCCTTCTCCAACCTTGTGGGCCGCGAAATCGGCATGGACCTGGTGCAAGATTGTCTGGCTGA harbors:
- the dnaA gene encoding chromosomal replication initiator protein DnaA; translated protein: MMNDIWDGVADELCAAIGKNNYQTWIKPIRFVSLSRGVAQLQVPTTFIGDWVSRNFSDHILRALVGAGQEVNRIEFAVFNRSAVPSDDAGAAPRESHTTAGPQARATATARNPAAGAAPQQATALPAPDTNDLPGAPLDSRFSFDNFVVGKPNALAHAAARRVAEGGPVTFNPLFLYGGVGLGKTHLMHAIAWELRSRSPNLRVLYLSAEQFMYRFVQALREKQIMDFKELFRSVDVLMVDDVQFIAGKESTQEEFFHTFNALVDQNKQIIISADRAPGEIKDLEDRIKSRLQCGLVVDLHPTDYELRLGILQQKALQYADTYGEMTVADGVLEFLAHRITTNVRVLEGALTRLFAFSNLVGREIGMDLVQDCLADILRTSDRRVTVEEIQRKVAEHYNIRLSDMIGPKRMRTIVRPRQIAMYLSKELTSRSLPDIGRRFGGRDHTTIMHGVRKVEELCDQDVQISEDIDLLRRLLQT
- the mutM gene encoding bifunctional DNA-formamidopyrimidine glycosylase/DNA-(apurinic or apyrimidinic site) lyase gives rise to the protein MPELPEVETVRRGLVPAMEGGVIAHAQINRPDLRWPFPPDMAARLTGSRVLHLRRRSKYILADLDTAETLIIHLGMSGRMTVSGLAEPFVPGEFHHTHAAAQKHDHVILDMASGARVTFNDARRFGAMDMAPTATLDQHRLLAGIGPEPLGNSFDAAYLAARLTGRRVPLKAALLDQRVLAGLGNIYVCEVLFRAGLSPHRLCADLTPDQAAALVPVIRQVLEEAIAAGGSSLRDYRQADGELGYFQHGFQVYGREGQPCATPGCTATITRSVQSGRSSFWCPVCQT
- a CDS encoding enoyl-CoA hydratase, with amino-acid sequence MAYETLIVDINDHIALIRLNRPDALNALNSALMRELADALTAADRNDKVRCIVLTGSEKAFAAGADIKEMADKSFVDVFEADLFTPETEALLRVRKPIIAAVSGYCLGGGCELAMMCDFIIASDTAKFGQPEINLGVVAGIGGTQRLTRFVGKSKAMDMHLTGRFMDAEEAERSGLVSRIVPAKKLMDEAMAAAAKVAEKSTLTAKVVKESVNRSYETTLREGLLFERRMFHALFATEDQKEGMAAFLEKREAQFRDR
- the ubiB gene encoding 2-polyprenylphenol 6-hydroxylase yields the protein MRGPHNIWRLIRTGATFERTGAMAVVLEAMRAPAPLRVAARVLGWPFKWLGLTGDPALPPATRALTALGPAYIKFGQILSTRPDVVGEDLALQLRYLQDQLPPFSSTVAKQMIADELSLPVTTLFSEFSEPVAAASIAQVHQARLADTGEKVAVKVLRPGIEKAFRKDIDAFYLAAGIIEFLLPKTRRLRPTDVIAHFESVVLGELDLRLEAAAAAEFATTTADDPGFQVPRAKWGLSGRTVMTLGWAEGVPLGDNAAIDALGVDRVELSERILQLFLRHALRDGYFHGDMHQGNLKVSPTGDIIAFDFGIMGRIDEYTRRAYAEILFGFIQKDYRRVAQVHFEAGYVPPDQDIDEFTRALRAVGEPIFGMDASYISMARLLSYLFEVTERFGMQTRTELILLQRTMVVVEGVARSLNPQINMWKVARPVVEDYIKDHVGPRAILRDMRKSALILSRFGPRLPDLLEKALMEQVGTRPRNPPPTAAPWPGIWALAGAGTLALGVWIGAAL
- the rpsT gene encoding 30S ribosomal protein S20, translated to MANTPQSKKRARQNDARATVNKARRSRIRTFLRKVEEAIASGNADSAKDALRAVQPELSRGVTKGVLHKNTVARKMSRLSSRVKAISASA
- the ubiE gene encoding bifunctional demethylmenaquinone methyltransferase/2-methoxy-6-polyprenyl-1,4-benzoquinol methylase UbiE; amino-acid sequence: MGSAGTGDAGTTHFGFQTVGEADKAGLVHGVFTSVASKYDVMNDLMSAGIHRIWKDAMMDWLAPRPGQQLLDVAGGTGDIAFRFVDRAPGAVATVLDLTESMLTAGRLRAEADQKADALSWVVGDAMALPFADNSFDVYTISFGIRNVTRIPEALSEAFRVLRPGGRLMVLEFSQLPNPMMQKAYDLYSFNVIPAMGKMVTGDRDSYQYLVESIRKFPDQDRFAAMIAAAGFEQVKFRNLSMGVAALHSGWKL